Within the Streptomyces sp. R41 genome, the region GTGCTCGAAGGCCCAGGCACCGAACGCGCCGATGGGGTCGAGCAACGACCGTCCGAGCCCGGTGAGTTCGTACGCGACCCGAGGCGGCGAACCGCCGTACGCCCCCTGAGTCAGCCCTTACGCAGGGCGCACAGCGCGTCGATGCGATTCGTCGTGATCGAGTCGACGCCCATGTCCAGGAGGCGCCGCATCGAGTGGCGGGTGTCCGGGGTCCACACGGACAACAGGTAGCCGTCGCGGTGGACGCGGGCCGCGAGGTCCCGGTCGACCAGCCCGAAGCGGTAGTTGAGCCAGCGCGGCCGTACGGCTTCGAGCAGCGCCGGCCGCGGCGGCGCGACGCTCGTCCAGGTCAGCGCGATCTCCGCGGCGGGGTCGGCGGCGCGCACCGCCAGCATGGCCGGGGCGCCCGCGCAGTAGTACACCCGCTCTTGCGCCCCGCACTCGCGGATGACGTCGACGATCCGGCGTACAGCCCTGCCGTCGGGCTCGCCCGGCAGGTCCACCATGATCCGGCTGTCCTCGGTCTCCTTGAGGGCCTCGACCAGCGTGGGCACGCCGCCGGCCGTGAGTCCGCGCACCTCGTCCGAGGAGAGCGAGCGCAGTGGCCGGTCCTGCTCCCACAGGCGCTTCAGAGTCTTGTCGTGCAGCAGCACGGGCACGCCGTCACGGGTCAGTCGTACGTCGATCTCGACCGCGTCCGCGCCCAGTTGGAGCGCGGAACGCAGCGATTCGATCGTGTTCTCGCGGAGACGGTAGGGGGCGCCGCGATGGGCGACGGCGGTCACGGTGCGCATGGGCCCCATTGTGGTGGTGCGACCTGTCAGGGCGCGAGCCACGTCGAGGCGTACGTGTCGATCTCCTCGGTGAGCTTCGTCTTACCTGCCTCGTCGAGGAACGACGCCTCGACCGCGTTCTTGGCGAGCGCGGCGAGGCCCTGCTCGTCGAGGTCGAGGAGACGGCCGGCGACCGCGTACTCGCTGTTCAGGTCGGTGCCGAACATCGGCGGGTCGTCGGAGTTGATGGTCACGGGCACCCCGGCCCGGACGAACTCCCTGATGGGGTGCTCGTCGAGGGTGCGGACCGCGCGGGTGGCGATGTTGGAGGTGGGGCAGACCTCCAGGGCGATCCGGTGCTCGGCGAGGTGTGCGAGGAGCTTCGGGTCCTTGGCCGAGCTGGTGCCGTGCCCGATGCGCTCGGCCCGCAGGTCGTTCAGCGCGTCCCAGACCGTCTCCGGGCCCGTCGTCTCACCGGCGTGCGGCACCGACCGCAGTCCGGCCGCGATCGCCCGGTCGAAGTACGGCTTGAACTGCGGCCGCGGTACGCCGATTTCGGGCCCGCCGAGCCCGAAGGAGACCAGGCCCTCCGGCCGCAGCCGGTCGTCGGTCGCGAGCCGCGCGGTCTCCTCGGCGGCCTCGAGTCCCGCCTCTCCCGGAATGTCGAAGCACCACCGCAGTACGACACCGAGCTCGGCCTCGGCCGCCTTGCGGGCGTCCTCGATCGCGTCCATGAAGGCGAGTTCGTCGATACCGCGGCGGGTGGAGGACCACGGGGTGATGGTCAGCTCGGCGTAGCGGACCTGCTGGCGGGCCATGTCGCGCGCGACCTCGTACGTCAGCAGCCGGACGTCCTCCGGGGTGCGGATGAGGTCGACGACGGACAGATACACCTGGATGAAGTGGGCGAAGTCCGTGAACGTGAAGTAGTCCGCGAGGGCCTCGGGGTCGGTCGGCACCTTCGAGTCGGGGTGCCGGGCGGCGAGGGCGGACACGATCCGCGGGGAGGCGGAGCCGACGTGGTGCACGTGCAGTTCGGCCTTGGGCAGTCCGGCGATGAAGGCGTGCAGATCGCGGGCGTCGTCGCGTGCGGTGCGGTGGTCGGTCAAGGTTCCTCCCCGGAACGGCGTCCCGGGACCGTGGTCGGCGGGACGCGGGTGATCGGCTGATCGGTGACTCAGGGATCATCGTAGGCGGCGGCCCGCGCGGGTTGGGCCCGGCCGTAGCATGACGGAACGTCCGACAGAAGAGGGGGCCCTGCGCATGTCCGACGACGCCCAGACGCCGGAAGCGCCACGCGACGGCGCCGCGTGGGCTCCACCGGGCCCGGGGGGCCCGACCTCTCCGAGCGATGCGGCGCCTGCGGAGGGCCGTGCGCAGGGGGCCGAACCCGAGGACGCCGCTCGTGCGCAGGGCGCCGAGCCCGAGGACGCTGTTGGTGCCCAGGGTGCCCAGGGTGCCCAGCCGGGGCATGGTGCTCACGGGCAGGGCCATACGCCGGGTTCGCAGGTCCAGGGCATCGCACCCGCAGCGGGGCATGCCCCGGCCCAACGCCCCGAGCAGGCCACCTCCGCTCTCAAGGTCCCCCTGGACAAGCCCACCGCCGAACCCCGCCCCGAGCCGAACCCCTGGGCTCCGCCCATGGAAACGGCTCCGTCCGGTGGGAGCGCCGCGCCCCTGCCTCCCTATATGTACGACCAGCCGACCGTCACCTCCCTCCCCGGCGCGGGCGCCCCGAGCCCCCAGCCCTGGGACAACCCCTTCGCACCCCCGGGCGGCCTCCCGCCCACCGCCGGTCCGACGCCCCGAGCGTCTTGGGCAACCCCTTCGCAGCCCCCGCAGCCCGCACCCCCTACCCCCAGCCCGCCCCGGGCGAACCCGTCCCCCCGCCACCCATCGCGCCCGACGGCCCCGGCCGGCTGCCGTACGGGTACGGCTACGCGCAGTACGCCCCGGCTCAGCCGCATGCCGCCTACCAAGGCGGCTACGGCTGGCCCCCAGTGCCGCCGCTCGCGCCGAGCAACGGCATGGGCACCGCCGGTCTCGTGCTCGGCATTCTCGCGGCGGTCGTGTTCTGCCTCTGGCCGCTCGCCATCGTGCTGGGCATCCTCGGTGTGATCTTCGGCGTGATCGGCCGCCGCAAAGCACGCCGCGGTGAGGCGACCAACCCGGGGCAGGCGCTGGCCGGAATCATCTGCGGAGCGGTCGGTATCGCCCTGGGAATCGCGATGCTCGTCTTCCTCGTCGTGGTCCCGGACGACAGCGGCGACGGTGACTCGGGCGGCGGCGACGGCTTCTCCACGTCCCTCGTCATGGAGCAGCAGTAACCCGTAGAAGAGCGGCGCAGTCCACGAGCGGCTATCCGAGCCGCGCCCGCGCCTCCATCAACGCGAACCCCAGCAAATTCGGCCCCCGCCACCGCTCGGGATCGAAGGCCCGCTCATCGTCCGCAGCGAGCCCGATGCCCCAGACACGGTCCAGGGGACTGGCCTCGACCAGCACCCTCCCCGAGCCTTCGGCCGGGGGGACCCCCATCTTGCTTCGCTCGCCCGTGCCCAGCAGAAACTCCCGCAGATCGGCGTGCGCGGCGAATTTGTGGACGCTGCCCTCGACCACGATCCCGAACCGCTCCCGCTCCCATATGGCCTCGTCGAAGCCGCGCACCAGCCGCCCCGCCTTCTTGGCGAGCGCGGGGTTCGAAGCGGCAAGGACCCGTCGCTCCGCTTCCTCGTCCCCGAAGAGGCGCGCCTTCGACGCCATCATCCAGTGCTCCGCCGTCGCGTACTCGACGTCGTCGACCACGAACGGTGACGGCCACCACTGGCTGAGACAGCTCGCACTCACCCGACCGTCCGGTCGCGGGCGGTGCCCCCAGAAGTGCAGGTACTTGACCCTCGCCCCCGATTGGACCGCGCTGACCAGCGCTTCCCAAGAATCGATCTTCCCCATGCACGCCACTCTGGCATGCACCACTGACATTCCGTCCCTCCTTTTACAGGAGGACTCGACACCTGGCCGACAGATTTCGTCGCGTAACCAAAAGGCAACAACGGAATCACTTGTTGGAGGACCATTGCTCTGCCAGGATCGGCACTCAAATCGAGCTGGAGCTACGCCCGACCCCCCGGCAACGGGGAGAACGGCGGAGGAGAGCGACATGCACAATCCGGGCCATCGCTTCCAGGCGCAGGACCGCTTGGCGGACGGCGCGCAGTACATCGCGGGCCGACTGACCAAGGGCACCTCCGGCCGCACGCACGCGGTCGTGAACCCCGCCACCGGCGAAGAGGTGTACACGTACGAGCTGGCGAGCACCGTCGACGTCGACGCGGCCGTGGCCGCCGCCCGTGAGGCGTTTCCCGGCTGGTCGGGCGCCACCCCGGGCGAGCGCTCCGACGCGCTGCACCGCTTCGCCGCCGTGCTCGCCGAGCGCGCCGAGGAGTTCGCCCAGGCGGAGTCGCTCCAGTGCGGAAAGCCCCTCAAGCTGACGCGCGAGTTCGACGTTCCGGGCACCATCGACAACACCGCGTTCTTCGCGGGCGCGGCCCGGCACCTGCAGGGCCAGTCCGCGGGCGAGTACTCCGGTGACCACACCTCCTACGTACGCCGTGAACCCATCGGCGTCGTCGGCTCCATCGCGCCCTGGAACTACCCCCTCCAGATGGCCGCCTGGAAGATCCTCCCTGCGATCGCCGCCGGCAACACGATCGTGCTGAAGCCGGCCGAGCTGACCCCGCTCACCTCGCTGCTGTTCGCCGAGGCGGCCACGGAGGCGGGGATCCCGGACGGTGTCATCAACATCGTCACGGGCCTGGGCAAGGAAGCCGGTGAGCATCTCGTCGGCCACCCCGATGTCGCCATGACCTCCTTCACCGGGTCCACCGCCGTCGGCAAGCGGGTCGCGGAGATCGCCACCTCGACCGTCAAGCGGCTCCACCTGGAGCTCGGCGGCAAGGCGCCCTTCGTGGTCTTCGACGACGCGGATCTCGAAGCCGCCGTGAACGGCGCGGTCGCCGGTTCGCTGATCAACACCGGGCAGGACTGCACGGCCGCCACGCGCGCGTACGTACAAAGGCCGCTCTACGAAGAGTTCGTGGCGAAGACCGCCGCCCTGATGGCGAGCGTCCGCGTGGGCGACCCGTTCGCGCCGGACACCGACCTCGGCCCGCTGATCTCGCACGCCCAGCGCGACCGCGTCGCCGGATTCGTCGACCGGGCCCGCGGCTACGCGCGCGTGGTCACCGGCGGAGCCGCCCCACAGGGCGACCTCAAGAGCGGCGCGTTCTACGCGCCCACGCTCGTCGCCGACGCCGCCCAGGACAGCGAGATCGTGCAGGCCGAGATCTTCGGCCCGGTGCTCGTCGTGCTGCCCTTCGACACCGACGACGAGGGCATCGCGCTCGCCAACGACACCCCGTACGGACTCGCGGCCTCCGCCTGGAGCCGCGACGTCTACCGCGCAGGCCGCGCGACCCGCGAGATCAAGGCGGGCTGCGTCTGGGTCAACGATCACATCCCGATCATCAGCGAGATGCCGCACGGCGGCTACAAGGCGTCCGGCTTCGGCAAGGACATGTCTGCCTACTCCTTCGAGGAGTACACGCAGATCAAGCACGTCATGTTCGACAACACCGCGGTGGCCAGGAAGGACTGGCACCGCACGATCTTCGGGGACCGCCCCTAGCCGACTGTCGGCCGAGGCCGAGTGACAGACCAGGCCGCGACCACGGCCGCGACCCTCCCGAAAGGGCACCACGAGCATGGAGCAGTACGAGCCCGAGCGCCTGACCCCGGCCCAAGTGGCCGCAATGCGGCGCAGTTTCAGGAACGGCAGGGCCTCCCTCACGCGCCGTTCGCTGCTGCGCGCCTCCGCGGGCGGCGCGCTCGCCGTCGGCGGTCTCGGGGCGCTGAGCGCCTGCGGGATTCCCGCGGCCGGCAAGACCCAGGGCGGCGTCTCCGCCGAGGACCACTCGGCCAAGGAGAAGACGATCAACTTCTCCAACTGGACCGAGTACATGGACGTCGACGACAGC harbors:
- a CDS encoding glycerophosphodiester phosphodiesterase translates to MRTVTAVAHRGAPYRLRENTIESLRSALQLGADAVEIDVRLTRDGVPVLLHDKTLKRLWEQDRPLRSLSSDEVRGLTAGGVPTLVEALKETEDSRIMVDLPGEPDGRAVRRIVDVIRECGAQERVYYCAGAPAMLAVRAADPAAEIALTWTSVAPPRPALLEAVRPRWLNYRFGLVDRDLAARVHRDGYLLSVWTPDTRHSMRRLLDMGVDSITTNRIDALCALRKG
- a CDS encoding DUF4190 domain-containing protein; this translates as MGNPFAAPAARTPYPQPAPGEPVPPPPIAPDGPGRLPYGYGYAQYAPAQPHAAYQGGYGWPPVPPLAPSNGMGTAGLVLGILAAVVFCLWPLAIVLGILGVIFGVIGRRKARRGEATNPGQALAGIICGAVGIALGIAMLVFLVVVPDDSGDGDSGGGDGFSTSLVMEQQ
- a CDS encoding NADAR family protein — its product is MSVVHARVACMGKIDSWEALVSAVQSGARVKYLHFWGHRPRPDGRVSASCLSQWWPSPFVVDDVEYATAEHWMMASKARLFGDEEAERRVLAASNPALAKKAGRLVRGFDEAIWERERFGIVVEGSVHKFAAHADLREFLLGTGERSKMGVPPAEGSGRVLVEASPLDRVWGIGLAADDERAFDPERWRGPNLLGFALMEARARLG
- a CDS encoding gamma-aminobutyraldehyde dehydrogenase; amino-acid sequence: MHNPGHRFQAQDRLADGAQYIAGRLTKGTSGRTHAVVNPATGEEVYTYELASTVDVDAAVAAAREAFPGWSGATPGERSDALHRFAAVLAERAEEFAQAESLQCGKPLKLTREFDVPGTIDNTAFFAGAARHLQGQSAGEYSGDHTSYVRREPIGVVGSIAPWNYPLQMAAWKILPAIAAGNTIVLKPAELTPLTSLLFAEAATEAGIPDGVINIVTGLGKEAGEHLVGHPDVAMTSFTGSTAVGKRVAEIATSTVKRLHLELGGKAPFVVFDDADLEAAVNGAVAGSLINTGQDCTAATRAYVQRPLYEEFVAKTAALMASVRVGDPFAPDTDLGPLISHAQRDRVAGFVDRARGYARVVTGGAAPQGDLKSGAFYAPTLVADAAQDSEIVQAEIFGPVLVVLPFDTDDEGIALANDTPYGLAASAWSRDVYRAGRATREIKAGCVWVNDHIPIISEMPHGGYKASGFGKDMSAYSFEEYTQIKHVMFDNTAVARKDWHRTIFGDRP